From Peromyscus maniculatus bairdii isolate BWxNUB_F1_BW_parent chromosome 19, HU_Pman_BW_mat_3.1, whole genome shotgun sequence, the proteins below share one genomic window:
- the Brd8 gene encoding bromodomain-containing protein 8 isoform X13 yields MATGTGKHKLLSTGPTEPWSIREKLCLASSVMRSGDQNWVSVSRAIKPFAEPGRPPDWFSQKHCASQYSELLETTETPKRKRGEKGEVVETVEDVIVRKLTAERVEELKKVIKETQERYRRLKRDAELIQAGHMDSRLDELCNDIAMKKKLEEEEAEVKRKATDAAYQARQAVKTPPRRLPTVMVRSPIDSASPGGDYPLGDLTPTTMEEATSGVNESEMSVASGHLNSTGVLLEVGGVLPMIHGGEMQPTTSTVAASPAASGAPTLSRLLEAGPTQFSTPLPSFTAVASEPPVKLGPPPGESVSQATIVMMPALPAPSSAPAVSTPDSVAPVSQPESCVPLEAVGDPHTVTVSMDSSEISMIINSIKEECFRSGVAEAPGGSKAPSIDGKEDLDLAEKMDIAVSYTGEELDFETVGDIIAIIEDKVDDHPEVLDVAAVEAALSFCEENDDPQSLPGPWEHPIQQERDKPVSLPAPEMTVKQERLDFEEPENKGIHELVDIRESGVEIKVEPAEPEPGMSGAEIVAGVGPVSSMEPPELRSQDLDEEPRSSAAGEIGETDGPGGKGDEMPLSTVKTEASPESMLSPSHGSNPIEDPLEAETQHKFEMSDPLKEESGTIFGSQIKDAPGEEEEEDGVSEVASLEEPKEEDQGEGYLSEMDNEPPVSESDDGFSIHNATLQSHTLADSIPSSPASSQFSVCSEDQEAIQAQKIWKKAIMLVWRAAANHRYANVFLQPVTDDIAPGYHSIVQRPMDLSTIKKNIENGLIRSTAEFQRDIMLMFQNAVMYNSSDHDVYHMAVEMQRDVLEQIQQFLATQLIMQTSESGISAKSLRGRDSTRKQDASEKDSVPMGSPAFLLSLFMGCEWVWLDSGHDYRDDSELSNDCRSLFSSWDSSLDLDVGSWRETEAPDTEAEDLEESSPERESSEFLVEDVESEEPQEEAEQGSSQNPLHSLSEGEAQQDSKEEDQGEGDASDVEDQPPLGDYDDGVGIQETPLVDILYNCSNSSQLNGWRDGSAVKNTCYSCRRPKFVSQHPYPEAHNHLYLSSRESDTLFWPPLALHSCTQKHTELQNKNKILKNK; encoded by the exons gGTATCGGTTAGCAGAGCAATCAAGCCTTTTGCAGAACCTGGCCGGCCTCCAGACTGGTTTTCTCAAAAA caTTGTGCTTCTCAGTATTCAGAGCTCTTAGAGACTACTGAAACTCCAAA ACGGAAACGGGGTGAGAAAGGAGAAGTGGTAGAAACTGTTGAAGATGTTATTGTTCGGAAATTGACTGCTGAGAGAGTTGAGGAACTAAAGAAGGTGataaaggaaacacaggagagatacAG gcGGCTAAAAAGAGATGCAGAACTAATTCAAGCCGGACACATGGACAGCAGGCTGGATGAGCTTTGCAATGACATTGCAAT gaaaaagaaattggaggaggaagaggctgaaGTGAAAAGGAAGGCTACAGATGCTGCCTACCAGG CTCGGCAAGCAGTCAAAACACCTCCTCGAAGGCTGCCCACTGTGATGGTCCGCTCACCTATAGATTCTGCCTCCCCAGGAGGTGATTATCCACTTGGAGACTTGACTCCAACCACTATGGAAGAGGCTACCTCTGGG GTCAATGAGAGTGAGATGTCTGTGGCTTCTGGCCATCTGAACAGCACAGGTGTGCTCCTGGAGGTAGGCGGGGTTCTTCCCATGATACATGGTGGGGAGATGCAGCCAACAACCAGTACTGTTGCAGCCTCCCCTGCTGCCTCAG GTGCTCCCACTCTTTCCCGGCTTTTAGAAGCTGGCCCTACACAGTTCAgcactcctcttccctccttcactgCTGTTGCCAGTGAGCCTCCAGTTAAACTCGGGCCTCCCCCTGGAGAGTCTGTGTCCCAGGCTACCATTGTCATGATGCCTGCGCTGCCAGCACCGTCCTCTGCTCCGGCTGTCTCCACTCCTGACAGTGTAGCTCCAG TGAGTCAGCCTGAGAGCTGTGTTCCCCTGGAAGCTGTGGGGGATCCACATACTGTGACTGTTTCCATGGATAGCAGTGAAATCTCCATGATCATTAATTCTATCAAAGAAGAGTGTTTCCGGTCAGGAGTAGCAGAGGCGCCTGGTGGATCAAAGGCTCCAAGCATAGATGGGAAGGAAGATTTAGATTTGGCGGAGAAGATGGATATTGCTGTGTCTTACACAGGTGAAGAGTTGGACTTTGAAACAGTTGGAGATATTATTGCCATCATTGAAGACAAG GTTGATGATCACCCTGAAGTGCTGGATGTGGCAGCTGTAGAAGCAGCACTGTCATTCTGTGAAGAAAACGATgaccctcagtccctacctggcCCTTGGGAGCACCCTATCCAGCAGGAGCGGGACAAGCCAGTATCTCTTCCAGCACCAGAGATGACAGTCAAACAAGAGAGGCTCGACTTTGAGGAACCCGAAAACAAAGGAATCCATGAACTGGTAGACATCAGGGAGTCAGGTGTGGAGATTAAGGTGGAACctgcagagccagagccaggcatgtCAGGGGCGGAGATAGTAGCTGGAGTCGGTCCAGTCTCAAGTATGGAGCCACCAGAACTCAGGAGTCAAGACTTAGATGAAGAGCCTAGAAGTTCTGCAGCTGGAGAGATTGGTGAAACAGATGGTCCTGGTGGGAAAGGCGATGAGATGCCACTTTCAACTGTGAAGACAGAG GCATCCCCTGAAAGCATGTTGTCTCCATCACATGGCTCAAATCCTATTGAAGATCCTTTAGAGGCAGAGACTCAACACAAGTTTGAAATGTCAG ACCCATTGAAAGAAGAATCAGGGACTATTTTTGGAAGCCAGATAAAG GATGCTccgggtgaggaggaggaagaagacggAGTCAGTGAGGTAGCTAGCCTAGAAGAGCCTAAGGAAGAGGATCAAGGAGAAGGCTATTTGTCTGAGATGGATAATGAACCCCCTGTGAGCGAAAGTGATGATGGCTTTAGTATCCATAATGCCACACTGCAGTCACACACGCTGGCAGACTCTATCCCAAGCAGCCCTGCCTCCTCACAGTT CTCTGTGTGCAGTGAAGATCAAGAAGCAATTCAGGCTCAGAAAATATGGAAGAAAGCCATTATGCTTGTGTGGAGGGCTGCAGCAAATCACAG GTATGCCAATGTGTTCCTGCAACCTGTCACAGATGACATAGCACCGGGCTATCATAGCATCGTGCAGAG accTATGGATTTGtcaacaattaagaaaaacattgaaaatggACTGATCCGCAGCACAGCCGAGTTTCAGCGTGACATCATGCTGATGTTTCAGAATGCTGTTATGTATAACAGCTCAGACCATGATGTGTATCACATGGCAGTAGAGATGCAAAGAGATGTCCTGGAACAGATCCAG CAATTCTTGGCCACACAGTTGATTATGCAAACATCTGAGTCTGGAATCAGTGCTAAAAGTCTTCGGGGGAGAGATTCTACCCGAAAACAAGATGCTTCAGAGAAG GACAGTGTCCCCATGggctctcctgccttccttctctctctcttt ATGGGGTGTGAGTGGGTTTGGTTGGATTCTGGACATGACTATCGTGATGACTCTGAGCTGAGCAATGACTGCAGGTCCCTCTTCAGCTCCTGGGACTCCAGTCTGGACCTTGATGTGGGCAgctggagggaaactgaggctccagaTACGGAGGCTGAAGACCTAGAGGAAAGCAGCCCCGAGAGAGAATCGAGTGAGTTTCTTGTGGAAGATGTGGAGAGTGAAGAACCTCAGGAGGAGGCCGAGCAAGGCAGCAGCCAGAATCCCCTCCACTCCCTCTCCGAG GGGGAGGCTCAGCAAGACTCCAAAGAGGAGGACCAGGGTGAAGGGGATGCTTCAGATGTGGAAGACCAGCCCCCTTTAGGTGACTATGATGATGGCGTGGGCATTCAGGAAACTCCCCTGGTGGATATCCTTTACAACTGTTCCAACTCCTCACAACT gaatggctggagagatggctcagcagttaagaacacttgctactcttgcagaagacccaagttcgtttcccagcacccatatccggaggctcacaaccatctgtacctcagctccagggaatctgacaccctcttctggcctcctctggcactgcactcatgtacacagaaacacacagaattacaaaacaaaaataaaatcttaaaaaataaataa
- the Brd8 gene encoding bromodomain-containing protein 8 isoform X6, whose product MATGTGKHKLLSTGPTEPWSIREKLCLASSVMRSGDQNWVSVSRAIKPFAEPGRPPDWFSQKHCASQYSELLETTETPKRKRGEKGEVVETVEDVIVRKLTAERVEELKKVIKETQERYRRLKRDAELIQAGHMDSRLDELCNDIAISFFRKKKLEEEEAEVKRKATDAAYQARQAVKTPPRRLPTVMVRSPIDSASPGGDYPLGDLTPTTMEEATSGVTPGTLPSTPVTSFPGIPDTLPPGSAPLEAPMTPVTDDSPQKKMLGQKATPPPSPLLSELLKKGSLLPTSPRLVNESEMSVASGHLNSTGVLLEVGGVLPMIHGGEMQPTTSTVAASPAASGAPTLSRLLEAGPTQFSTPLPSFTAVASEPPVKLGPPPGESVSQATIVMMPALPAPSSAPAVSTPDSVAPVSQPESCVPLEAVGDPHTVTVSMDSSEISMIINSIKEECFRSGVAEAPGGSKAPSIDGKEDLDLAEKMDIAVSYTGEELDFETVGDIIAIIEDKVDDHPEVLDVAAVEAALSFCEENDDPQSLPGPWEHPIQQERDKPVSLPAPEMTVKQERLDFEEPENKGIHELVDIRESGVEIKVEPAEPEPGMSGAEIVAGVGPVSSMEPPELRSQDLDEEPRSSAAGEIGETDGPGGKGDEMPLSTVKTEASPESMLSPSHGSNPIEDPLEAETQHKFEMSDPLKEESGTIFGSQIKDAPGEEEEEDGVSEVASLEEPKEEDQGEGYLSEMDNEPPVSESDDGFSIHNATLQSHTLADSIPSSPASSQFSVCSEDQEAIQAQKIWKKAIMLVWRAAANHRYANVFLQPVTDDIAPGYHSIVQRPMDLSTIKKNIENGLIRSTAEFQRDIMLMFQNAVMYNSSDHDVYHMAVEMQRDVLEQIQQFLATQLIMQTSESGISAKSLRGRDSTRKQDASEKDSVPMGSPAFLLSLFMGCEWVWLDSGHDYRDDSELSNDCRSLFSSWDSSLDLDVGSWRETEAPDTEAEDLEESSPERESSEFLVEDVESEEPQEEAEQGSSQNPLHSLSEGEAQQDSKEEDQGEGDASDVEDQPPLGDYDDGVGIQETPLVDILYNCSNSSQLNGWRDGSAVKNTCYSCRRPKFVSQHPYPEAHNHLYLSSRESDTLFWPPLALHSCTQKHTELQNKNKILKNK is encoded by the exons gGTATCGGTTAGCAGAGCAATCAAGCCTTTTGCAGAACCTGGCCGGCCTCCAGACTGGTTTTCTCAAAAA caTTGTGCTTCTCAGTATTCAGAGCTCTTAGAGACTACTGAAACTCCAAA ACGGAAACGGGGTGAGAAAGGAGAAGTGGTAGAAACTGTTGAAGATGTTATTGTTCGGAAATTGACTGCTGAGAGAGTTGAGGAACTAAAGAAGGTGataaaggaaacacaggagagatacAG gcGGCTAAAAAGAGATGCAGAACTAATTCAAGCCGGACACATGGACAGCAGGCTGGATGAGCTTTGCAATGACATTGCAAT TTCCTTctttaggaaaaagaaattggaggaggaagaggctgaaGTGAAAAGGAAGGCTACAGATGCTGCCTACCAGG CTCGGCAAGCAGTCAAAACACCTCCTCGAAGGCTGCCCACTGTGATGGTCCGCTCACCTATAGATTCTGCCTCCCCAGGAGGTGATTATCCACTTGGAGACTTGACTCCAACCACTATGGAAGAGGCTACCTCTGGG GTAACCCCTGGGACTTTGCCGAGTACCCCAGTCACCTCGTTTCCTGGGATTCCTGACACCCTTCCTCCAGGCTCTGCACCCTTAGAAGCCCCCATGACCCCAGTAACAGATGATTCACCCCAGAAAAAGATGCTTGGACAGAAAGCAactccacccccctcccctctgctGTCAGAGCTCTTGAAGAAGGGCAGCCTCCTGCCTACTAGCCCCAGACTG GTCAATGAGAGTGAGATGTCTGTGGCTTCTGGCCATCTGAACAGCACAGGTGTGCTCCTGGAGGTAGGCGGGGTTCTTCCCATGATACATGGTGGGGAGATGCAGCCAACAACCAGTACTGTTGCAGCCTCCCCTGCTGCCTCAG GTGCTCCCACTCTTTCCCGGCTTTTAGAAGCTGGCCCTACACAGTTCAgcactcctcttccctccttcactgCTGTTGCCAGTGAGCCTCCAGTTAAACTCGGGCCTCCCCCTGGAGAGTCTGTGTCCCAGGCTACCATTGTCATGATGCCTGCGCTGCCAGCACCGTCCTCTGCTCCGGCTGTCTCCACTCCTGACAGTGTAGCTCCAG TGAGTCAGCCTGAGAGCTGTGTTCCCCTGGAAGCTGTGGGGGATCCACATACTGTGACTGTTTCCATGGATAGCAGTGAAATCTCCATGATCATTAATTCTATCAAAGAAGAGTGTTTCCGGTCAGGAGTAGCAGAGGCGCCTGGTGGATCAAAGGCTCCAAGCATAGATGGGAAGGAAGATTTAGATTTGGCGGAGAAGATGGATATTGCTGTGTCTTACACAGGTGAAGAGTTGGACTTTGAAACAGTTGGAGATATTATTGCCATCATTGAAGACAAG GTTGATGATCACCCTGAAGTGCTGGATGTGGCAGCTGTAGAAGCAGCACTGTCATTCTGTGAAGAAAACGATgaccctcagtccctacctggcCCTTGGGAGCACCCTATCCAGCAGGAGCGGGACAAGCCAGTATCTCTTCCAGCACCAGAGATGACAGTCAAACAAGAGAGGCTCGACTTTGAGGAACCCGAAAACAAAGGAATCCATGAACTGGTAGACATCAGGGAGTCAGGTGTGGAGATTAAGGTGGAACctgcagagccagagccaggcatgtCAGGGGCGGAGATAGTAGCTGGAGTCGGTCCAGTCTCAAGTATGGAGCCACCAGAACTCAGGAGTCAAGACTTAGATGAAGAGCCTAGAAGTTCTGCAGCTGGAGAGATTGGTGAAACAGATGGTCCTGGTGGGAAAGGCGATGAGATGCCACTTTCAACTGTGAAGACAGAG GCATCCCCTGAAAGCATGTTGTCTCCATCACATGGCTCAAATCCTATTGAAGATCCTTTAGAGGCAGAGACTCAACACAAGTTTGAAATGTCAG ACCCATTGAAAGAAGAATCAGGGACTATTTTTGGAAGCCAGATAAAG GATGCTccgggtgaggaggaggaagaagacggAGTCAGTGAGGTAGCTAGCCTAGAAGAGCCTAAGGAAGAGGATCAAGGAGAAGGCTATTTGTCTGAGATGGATAATGAACCCCCTGTGAGCGAAAGTGATGATGGCTTTAGTATCCATAATGCCACACTGCAGTCACACACGCTGGCAGACTCTATCCCAAGCAGCCCTGCCTCCTCACAGTT CTCTGTGTGCAGTGAAGATCAAGAAGCAATTCAGGCTCAGAAAATATGGAAGAAAGCCATTATGCTTGTGTGGAGGGCTGCAGCAAATCACAG GTATGCCAATGTGTTCCTGCAACCTGTCACAGATGACATAGCACCGGGCTATCATAGCATCGTGCAGAG accTATGGATTTGtcaacaattaagaaaaacattgaaaatggACTGATCCGCAGCACAGCCGAGTTTCAGCGTGACATCATGCTGATGTTTCAGAATGCTGTTATGTATAACAGCTCAGACCATGATGTGTATCACATGGCAGTAGAGATGCAAAGAGATGTCCTGGAACAGATCCAG CAATTCTTGGCCACACAGTTGATTATGCAAACATCTGAGTCTGGAATCAGTGCTAAAAGTCTTCGGGGGAGAGATTCTACCCGAAAACAAGATGCTTCAGAGAAG GACAGTGTCCCCATGggctctcctgccttccttctctctctcttt ATGGGGTGTGAGTGGGTTTGGTTGGATTCTGGACATGACTATCGTGATGACTCTGAGCTGAGCAATGACTGCAGGTCCCTCTTCAGCTCCTGGGACTCCAGTCTGGACCTTGATGTGGGCAgctggagggaaactgaggctccagaTACGGAGGCTGAAGACCTAGAGGAAAGCAGCCCCGAGAGAGAATCGAGTGAGTTTCTTGTGGAAGATGTGGAGAGTGAAGAACCTCAGGAGGAGGCCGAGCAAGGCAGCAGCCAGAATCCCCTCCACTCCCTCTCCGAG GGGGAGGCTCAGCAAGACTCCAAAGAGGAGGACCAGGGTGAAGGGGATGCTTCAGATGTGGAAGACCAGCCCCCTTTAGGTGACTATGATGATGGCGTGGGCATTCAGGAAACTCCCCTGGTGGATATCCTTTACAACTGTTCCAACTCCTCACAACT gaatggctggagagatggctcagcagttaagaacacttgctactcttgcagaagacccaagttcgtttcccagcacccatatccggaggctcacaaccatctgtacctcagctccagggaatctgacaccctcttctggcctcctctggcactgcactcatgtacacagaaacacacagaattacaaaacaaaaataaaatcttaaaaaataaataa
- the Brd8 gene encoding bromodomain-containing protein 8 isoform X15 produces MATGTGKHKLLSTGPTEPWSIREKLCLASSVMRSGDQNWVSVSRAIKPFAEPGRPPDWFSQKHCASQYSELLETTETPKRKRGEKGEVVETVEDVIVRKLTAERVEELKKVIKETQERYRRLKRDAELIQAGHMDSRLDELCNDIAISFFRKKKLEEEEAEVKRKATDAAYQARQAVKTPPRRLPTVMVRSPIDSASPGGDYPLGDLTPTTMEEATSGVTPGTLPSTPVTSFPGIPDTLPPGSAPLEAPMTPVTDDSPQKKMLGQKATPPPSPLLSELLKKGSLLPTSPRLVNESEMSVASGHLNSTGVLLEVGGVLPMIHGGEMQPTTSTVAASPAASGAPTLSRLLEAGPTQFSTPLPSFTAVASEPPVKLGPPPGESVSQATIVMMPALPAPSSAPAVSTPDSVAPVSQPESCVPLEAVGDPHTVTVSMDSSEISMIINSIKEECFRSGVAEAPGGSKAPSIDGKEDLDLAEKMDIAVSYTGEELDFETVGDIIAIIEDKVDDHPEVLDVAAVEAALSFCEENDDPQSLPGPWEHPIQQERDKPVSLPAPEMTVKQERLDFEEPENKGIHELVDIRESGVEIKVEPAEPEPGMSGAEIVAGVGPVSSMEPPELRSQDLDEEPRSSAAGEIGETDGPGGKGDEMPLSTVKTEASPESMLSPSHGSNPIEDPLEAETQHKFEMSDPLKEESGTIFGSQIKDAPGEEEEEDGVSEVASLEEPKEEDQGEGYLSEMDNEPPVSESDDGFSIHNATLQSHTLADSIPSSPASSQFSVCSEDQEAIQAQKIWKKAIMLVWRAAANHRYANVFLQPVTDDIAPGYHSIVQRPMDLSTIKKNIENGLIRSTAEFQRDIMLMFQNAVMYNSSDHDVYHMAVEMQRDVLEQIQQFLATQLIMQTSESGISAKSLRGRDSTRKQDASEKDGGTRGRRCAIEADMKMKK; encoded by the exons gGTATCGGTTAGCAGAGCAATCAAGCCTTTTGCAGAACCTGGCCGGCCTCCAGACTGGTTTTCTCAAAAA caTTGTGCTTCTCAGTATTCAGAGCTCTTAGAGACTACTGAAACTCCAAA ACGGAAACGGGGTGAGAAAGGAGAAGTGGTAGAAACTGTTGAAGATGTTATTGTTCGGAAATTGACTGCTGAGAGAGTTGAGGAACTAAAGAAGGTGataaaggaaacacaggagagatacAG gcGGCTAAAAAGAGATGCAGAACTAATTCAAGCCGGACACATGGACAGCAGGCTGGATGAGCTTTGCAATGACATTGCAAT TTCCTTctttaggaaaaagaaattggaggaggaagaggctgaaGTGAAAAGGAAGGCTACAGATGCTGCCTACCAGG CTCGGCAAGCAGTCAAAACACCTCCTCGAAGGCTGCCCACTGTGATGGTCCGCTCACCTATAGATTCTGCCTCCCCAGGAGGTGATTATCCACTTGGAGACTTGACTCCAACCACTATGGAAGAGGCTACCTCTGGG GTAACCCCTGGGACTTTGCCGAGTACCCCAGTCACCTCGTTTCCTGGGATTCCTGACACCCTTCCTCCAGGCTCTGCACCCTTAGAAGCCCCCATGACCCCAGTAACAGATGATTCACCCCAGAAAAAGATGCTTGGACAGAAAGCAactccacccccctcccctctgctGTCAGAGCTCTTGAAGAAGGGCAGCCTCCTGCCTACTAGCCCCAGACTG GTCAATGAGAGTGAGATGTCTGTGGCTTCTGGCCATCTGAACAGCACAGGTGTGCTCCTGGAGGTAGGCGGGGTTCTTCCCATGATACATGGTGGGGAGATGCAGCCAACAACCAGTACTGTTGCAGCCTCCCCTGCTGCCTCAG GTGCTCCCACTCTTTCCCGGCTTTTAGAAGCTGGCCCTACACAGTTCAgcactcctcttccctccttcactgCTGTTGCCAGTGAGCCTCCAGTTAAACTCGGGCCTCCCCCTGGAGAGTCTGTGTCCCAGGCTACCATTGTCATGATGCCTGCGCTGCCAGCACCGTCCTCTGCTCCGGCTGTCTCCACTCCTGACAGTGTAGCTCCAG TGAGTCAGCCTGAGAGCTGTGTTCCCCTGGAAGCTGTGGGGGATCCACATACTGTGACTGTTTCCATGGATAGCAGTGAAATCTCCATGATCATTAATTCTATCAAAGAAGAGTGTTTCCGGTCAGGAGTAGCAGAGGCGCCTGGTGGATCAAAGGCTCCAAGCATAGATGGGAAGGAAGATTTAGATTTGGCGGAGAAGATGGATATTGCTGTGTCTTACACAGGTGAAGAGTTGGACTTTGAAACAGTTGGAGATATTATTGCCATCATTGAAGACAAG GTTGATGATCACCCTGAAGTGCTGGATGTGGCAGCTGTAGAAGCAGCACTGTCATTCTGTGAAGAAAACGATgaccctcagtccctacctggcCCTTGGGAGCACCCTATCCAGCAGGAGCGGGACAAGCCAGTATCTCTTCCAGCACCAGAGATGACAGTCAAACAAGAGAGGCTCGACTTTGAGGAACCCGAAAACAAAGGAATCCATGAACTGGTAGACATCAGGGAGTCAGGTGTGGAGATTAAGGTGGAACctgcagagccagagccaggcatgtCAGGGGCGGAGATAGTAGCTGGAGTCGGTCCAGTCTCAAGTATGGAGCCACCAGAACTCAGGAGTCAAGACTTAGATGAAGAGCCTAGAAGTTCTGCAGCTGGAGAGATTGGTGAAACAGATGGTCCTGGTGGGAAAGGCGATGAGATGCCACTTTCAACTGTGAAGACAGAG GCATCCCCTGAAAGCATGTTGTCTCCATCACATGGCTCAAATCCTATTGAAGATCCTTTAGAGGCAGAGACTCAACACAAGTTTGAAATGTCAG ACCCATTGAAAGAAGAATCAGGGACTATTTTTGGAAGCCAGATAAAG GATGCTccgggtgaggaggaggaagaagacggAGTCAGTGAGGTAGCTAGCCTAGAAGAGCCTAAGGAAGAGGATCAAGGAGAAGGCTATTTGTCTGAGATGGATAATGAACCCCCTGTGAGCGAAAGTGATGATGGCTTTAGTATCCATAATGCCACACTGCAGTCACACACGCTGGCAGACTCTATCCCAAGCAGCCCTGCCTCCTCACAGTT CTCTGTGTGCAGTGAAGATCAAGAAGCAATTCAGGCTCAGAAAATATGGAAGAAAGCCATTATGCTTGTGTGGAGGGCTGCAGCAAATCACAG GTATGCCAATGTGTTCCTGCAACCTGTCACAGATGACATAGCACCGGGCTATCATAGCATCGTGCAGAG accTATGGATTTGtcaacaattaagaaaaacattgaaaatggACTGATCCGCAGCACAGCCGAGTTTCAGCGTGACATCATGCTGATGTTTCAGAATGCTGTTATGTATAACAGCTCAGACCATGATGTGTATCACATGGCAGTAGAGATGCAAAGAGATGTCCTGGAACAGATCCAG CAATTCTTGGCCACACAGTTGATTATGCAAACATCTGAGTCTGGAATCAGTGCTAAAAGTCTTCGGGGGAGAGATTCTACCCGAAAACAAGATGCTTCAGAGAAG GACGGGGGAACCAGGGGACGCCGCTGTGCCATTGAAGCAGATATGAAGATGAAGAAGTGA